In one window of Verrucomicrobiota bacterium DNA:
- a CDS encoding DUF1326 domain-containing protein yields the protein MTSDNKVKWSFEADYLQACSCDYGCPCEFEAPPARGFCQGLGAWKINRGNYGDVLLNGLALAFALHTPEEMHKGNGTGVYFIDEKATPQQRDALQKIATAHDGGMPFEVLKAVITKWLPPQFVPFRFHLNGKNSSVKVGNALTIACEPIKNPVSGEPESVRIVHATGFIFKDAEVVSARECESTVADFAFSWPNKAGFVSQIKYGN from the coding sequence ATGACATCAGACAACAAAGTCAAATGGTCGTTTGAAGCTGATTACCTTCAGGCCTGCAGTTGTGACTATGGGTGCCCGTGCGAATTCGAAGCGCCGCCAGCGCGCGGCTTCTGCCAGGGCCTGGGAGCGTGGAAGATCAACCGCGGCAATTACGGGGACGTCTTGTTGAATGGTCTGGCGCTGGCCTTCGCCCTTCATACCCCGGAAGAAATGCACAAAGGCAACGGCACCGGCGTTTACTTCATTGATGAGAAGGCGACACCTCAACAACGCGACGCGCTGCAAAAAATCGCCACGGCCCACGATGGCGGCATGCCTTTCGAGGTGTTAAAGGCCGTCATCACCAAGTGGTTGCCGCCGCAGTTCGTGCCCTTTCGATTCCACCTGAACGGCAAGAACAGCAGTGTCAAAGTCGGCAACGCCCTCACCATTGCCTGTGAACCGATCAAGAATCCGGTGTCGGGCGAACCGGAGAGCGTTCGTATTGTTCACGCAACGGGTTTTATTTTCAAGGATGCGGAAGTCGTCTCCGCCCGCGAATGTGAGAGCACCGTGGCGGATTTTGCCTTCTCGTGGCCGAACAAAGCGGGATTCGTTTCGCAGATCAAGTACGGGAATTGA
- a CDS encoding VOC family protein, with protein sequence MHLYETHIPVADTNVSEVFYREVVGLPFAYRDPTRDIVFMWADEKKKGMIGLWGPTTGFGRQNGIITPCHFAFAVLFEELLGAIEKLNECGIETRGFGGEPCGEPSVIGWMPAAQIYFRDPDGHSLEFISILPDPPNPSFHGPYSEWRKLTTD encoded by the coding sequence ATGCATCTGTACGAAACGCATATCCCGGTCGCAGATACAAACGTTTCCGAGGTTTTTTACCGGGAAGTGGTGGGGTTGCCTTTCGCTTATCGCGATCCGACCCGGGACATTGTGTTTATGTGGGCGGATGAGAAAAAGAAAGGCATGATCGGATTGTGGGGGCCGACCACGGGATTCGGACGGCAAAACGGGATCATTACTCCATGCCATTTTGCATTCGCGGTTTTGTTCGAAGAGTTGCTGGGCGCAATCGAGAAGTTGAACGAATGCGGAATCGAAACCCGCGGATTTGGTGGCGAGCCGTGCGGCGAACCCAGTGTGATTGGGTGGATGCCCGCGGCGCAAATCTATTTTCGCGATCCGGACGGGCATTCGCTGGAATTCATCTCAATTCTGCCGGACCCACCAAACCCAAGCTTTCATGGGCCTTACTCCGAATGGAGAAAATTGACCACAGACTAG
- a CDS encoding cupin domain-containing protein, which yields MKTANGKIIVLASVLLASTPGVAPAQDPVQVAPETYKVVLDTPRVRVLEIKLPPGGKSPMHSHPAFIIYSFNANKTKFTLPDGTTREVSMKPGEIAWSEATSHAAENVGGTAAHILNIELKEPPAKTKISLQSRMDPVRVNPGKYKAVFENERVRVLEYRDKPGDKALMHSHPDHLVYALSDLQRRFTFPDGKTADLRQEGGSAVWVNAETHAGENTGQTDTHVLIVELKDQPAAHTSSASSASAGAMSVRFQDAKWEKMLPELEKDSPEISILRVDPKTQAAQLLIRTPAAMHVPKHWHAANETHTMIIGTATFECDGERVTLGPGSFNYIPGKMVHQAWTSAGSVVFITVDHAWDINWVEGPPKASDVGVAPPDPAK from the coding sequence ATGAAAACGGCAAATGGAAAAATTATTGTGCTCGCCAGTGTCTTGCTGGCATCGACCCCCGGTGTGGCGCCGGCGCAAGACCCGGTGCAAGTCGCGCCCGAAACCTACAAGGTGGTGCTCGACACCCCGCGCGTCCGTGTGCTCGAAATCAAGCTGCCGCCCGGTGGCAAGTCACCGATGCATTCGCACCCTGCTTTTATCATCTACAGTTTCAATGCGAACAAAACGAAATTTACTTTGCCCGACGGTACCACCCGCGAGGTGTCCATGAAGCCGGGTGAAATCGCCTGGAGTGAAGCCACCTCTCATGCTGCCGAGAATGTGGGCGGCACCGCGGCCCACATTCTCAACATTGAACTCAAGGAGCCGCCGGCCAAGACCAAAATCTCGCTCCAATCTCGGATGGATCCCGTCAGGGTGAACCCGGGGAAATACAAAGCTGTGTTCGAAAACGAGCGGGTGCGTGTGCTGGAGTACCGCGACAAGCCTGGTGATAAGGCCCTGATGCACTCGCACCCCGACCACCTTGTTTATGCCTTGAGTGATTTGCAGCGCCGATTCACTTTTCCCGACGGCAAAACCGCTGACCTCAGGCAGGAGGGTGGCAGCGCGGTCTGGGTAAATGCCGAAACCCATGCCGGGGAAAATACCGGCCAGACCGACACACACGTCTTGATCGTGGAATTGAAAGACCAACCCGCCGCACACACTTCCTCCGCATCAAGTGCATCGGCGGGTGCGATGAGTGTGCGATTCCAGGATGCGAAATGGGAAAAGATGCTGCCTGAACTCGAAAAAGATTCACCGGAGATTTCCATTCTGCGGGTGGACCCGAAGACACAGGCCGCGCAGCTTCTTATCCGCACCCCAGCCGCGATGCATGTGCCCAAACACTGGCACGCGGCCAATGAGACACACACCATGATCATCGGCACGGCGACTTTCGAATGTGACGGCGAGCGGGTGACCCTCGGCCCGGGTTCATTTAATTACATTCCCGGCAAAATGGTTCACCAGGCCTGGACCTCCGCCGGCAGCGTTGTGTTCATCACCGTGGACCACGCTTGGGACATCAACTGGGTGGAAGGCCCGCCGAAAGCGTCGGATGTGGGCGTTGCTCCTCCCGACCCGGCAAAGTAA
- a CDS encoding amidohydrolase family protein — protein sequence MKFSIYDLRFAICGVVGAGLLSATSLQAEALLLSNAVVHTVTGKTLSPGQVLVKDGKIDAVGASLVVGGVKVVDLNGQHLYPGLIALNTSLGLVEIGAVRATRDTTEVGEFTPDVQSWTAINPDSELIPVARFNGVAYAQPVPQGGIVAGQSGLVVLEGWTWEQMTIKRPVALHLFWPQMELDTRPKEEWEDKSKWKSVEEQGKERQKKLKGLDDFFAEARAYEKARQAAGKNGVVDPGLSPSWEAMRPYVRGELPLMVHADEIRQIRTAVLWAQTNQYKMILAGGRDSWKAADLLATNKVPVVYDQVFGLPPRDTDAYDIQFRTPEILHKAGVKVVFSVGPGDASLVKNIPYAAAQAVAFGLPELEALKGMTLYPAQLLGVADRLGSIEVGKEATLFVADGNILDIRSNVKRMWITGKEISLENRHTRLYEKYRNRPLPK from the coding sequence ATGAAGTTTTCGATTTACGATTTACGATTTGCGATTTGCGGCGTGGTGGGCGCGGGTCTGTTGAGCGCCACGTCGCTTCAGGCGGAAGCTTTGCTTCTGAGCAACGCCGTCGTTCATACCGTCACGGGCAAGACACTTTCGCCCGGTCAGGTTCTCGTCAAGGATGGCAAGATTGATGCGGTCGGCGCGTCGCTGGTAGTTGGCGGCGTCAAGGTTGTGGACTTGAATGGCCAGCATCTTTATCCCGGTCTGATCGCGTTGAACACCTCACTGGGTTTGGTCGAAATCGGCGCGGTTCGCGCGACGCGGGACACGACGGAAGTCGGTGAGTTCACACCGGATGTTCAGTCATGGACTGCCATCAATCCGGATTCGGAGTTGATTCCGGTGGCGCGGTTCAACGGCGTCGCTTACGCGCAGCCGGTGCCGCAGGGCGGCATAGTTGCCGGACAATCCGGTCTGGTGGTTTTGGAGGGCTGGACTTGGGAGCAGATGACAATCAAGAGGCCCGTGGCGTTGCATCTGTTCTGGCCGCAGATGGAACTGGACACGCGTCCCAAGGAGGAATGGGAGGACAAATCAAAATGGAAATCCGTTGAGGAGCAGGGGAAGGAGCGACAGAAGAAATTGAAAGGGCTGGACGATTTCTTTGCCGAAGCGCGCGCTTATGAGAAGGCCCGTCAGGCCGCCGGCAAGAATGGCGTCGTTGATCCGGGCTTGAGTCCGTCCTGGGAAGCGATGCGGCCCTACGTTCGCGGCGAACTGCCGTTGATGGTCCACGCGGATGAGATTCGCCAGATCAGAACGGCCGTTCTTTGGGCGCAGACCAACCAATACAAAATGATTCTGGCCGGCGGACGCGACTCTTGGAAAGCGGCGGACCTGCTGGCGACCAACAAAGTTCCTGTCGTTTACGATCAGGTGTTCGGCCTGCCACCGCGGGACACAGATGCTTACGACATTCAATTCAGGACACCGGAAATTCTGCACAAGGCCGGGGTGAAAGTCGTGTTCAGCGTTGGGCCGGGCGATGCGTCATTGGTTAAGAACATTCCTTACGCTGCGGCGCAGGCTGTCGCGTTTGGGCTGCCGGAGCTTGAGGCGCTCAAAGGCATGACGCTTTATCCCGCGCAGTTGCTAGGGGTCGCGGACCGGCTCGGCTCGATTGAGGTCGGCAAGGAGGCGACGCTGTTTGTGGCCGACGGAAACATTCTGGACATCCGCTCCAACGTGAAGCGGATGTGGATTACCGGCAAGGAAATCAGTTTGGAAAATCGACACACACGGCTCTACGAGAAATACCGCAACCGGCCATTGCCCAAATGA
- a CDS encoding nitronate monooxygenase, with the protein MLRTHLCELLGIEVPILSAPMGPNISGPELAAAVSNAGGLGIMQAQLAPPPLLRQEIYRLRELTDKPFGVNFILHFPHQESIAVCLQERVPVLMFFWGDPSPFVARAHAAGAKVLHQVGSVEGARQATRAGVDVLVAQGVEAGGHLAGEVTTMALVPRVVDAVAPTPMVAADGIADARGLVAALASGAEAVMLGTRFLATPEANAHPVYKMKLVAATEEDTVRTTLFGHEWPNAPHRTLRTPFVREWLGQEARAQESRPDEPLIGQTRVAGQTIPLPRFMGLPPCADASGDVESMNFLAGQSVGLVHEIKPAAAIVCEMVEQATQIIGQRLNNALGAASV; encoded by the coding sequence ATGTTAAGGACACATCTGTGTGAATTGCTGGGCATTGAGGTGCCGATCCTCTCGGCGCCCATGGGCCCGAACATCAGCGGCCCGGAACTGGCCGCCGCCGTGAGCAATGCCGGCGGCCTGGGCATCATGCAGGCGCAATTGGCCCCGCCGCCGTTGTTGCGGCAGGAGATTTATCGCCTGCGCGAATTGACCGACAAGCCCTTCGGCGTGAATTTCATTTTGCACTTTCCGCACCAGGAAAGCATCGCGGTTTGCCTGCAAGAGCGCGTGCCGGTCTTGATGTTTTTTTGGGGCGATCCGTCACCGTTCGTCGCGCGGGCACATGCGGCTGGCGCGAAAGTGCTTCATCAGGTCGGCTCGGTTGAGGGCGCACGTCAGGCCACTCGCGCGGGCGTGGACGTCCTCGTTGCCCAAGGCGTGGAAGCGGGCGGCCACCTCGCGGGCGAGGTAACGACGATGGCACTGGTGCCGCGGGTGGTGGATGCCGTCGCGCCGACACCGATGGTGGCGGCGGACGGCATCGCCGATGCGCGCGGACTCGTGGCTGCGCTGGCGTCGGGTGCCGAGGCGGTCATGCTCGGCACACGATTTCTGGCGACCCCCGAGGCCAACGCGCATCCGGTTTACAAAATGAAACTCGTCGCGGCCACGGAGGAAGACACGGTGCGCACGACGTTGTTCGGGCACGAATGGCCCAACGCGCCGCATCGCACGCTGCGCACGCCGTTCGTGCGGGAGTGGCTGGGGCAGGAAGCCCGGGCGCAGGAGTCACGGCCCGATGAACCGTTGATTGGCCAGACGCGCGTTGCGGGTCAAACGATTCCGCTGCCGCGTTTCATGGGTTTGCCACCGTGCGCCGATGCGAGCGGTGACGTTGAGTCCATGAATTTTCTCGCGGGCCAGAGCGTCGGCCTGGTGCACGAAATCAAACCGGCCGCCGCAATCGTCTGCGAGATGGTCGAGCAGGCAACCCAGATCATCGGGCAGCGTCTCAATAACGCGCTCGGCGCAGCGAGCGTGTGA
- a CDS encoding class I SAM-dependent methyltransferase, which translates to MSNPGDDKVFNGSIPKLYETYLVTLIFAPYAADLANRLTSRTPTRVLEMAAGTGVLTRRLASVLPESVSVVATDLNRPMLELARAIGTKRPVEWRHADALQLPFADETFDAVVCQFGVMFFPEKSKAFSEARRVLRPGGVFIFNVWDRIEENQFAETVTVALEPLFPKDPPRFLARTPHGYYDRSTIERDLAKGGFTASPQMDTVAARSRAESPRIPAVAYCQGTPLRNEIEARDGSQLGEATKRAAEAIARRFGRGVVDGKIQAHIVTMEN; encoded by the coding sequence ATGAGCAATCCCGGTGATGATAAAGTCTTCAACGGCTCGATTCCGAAGCTTTACGAAACGTATCTGGTGACGTTGATTTTCGCGCCCTACGCAGCAGACCTGGCGAATCGACTGACTTCGCGAACGCCTACCCGCGTGCTCGAGATGGCCGCCGGCACGGGTGTCCTGACTCGCCGGCTGGCATCCGTTTTACCCGAAAGCGTCTCGGTCGTCGCCACCGACCTGAATCGGCCGATGCTGGAACTGGCTCGCGCGATTGGAACCAAGCGCCCAGTCGAGTGGCGTCACGCTGATGCCCTGCAACTACCCTTCGCGGACGAAACGTTTGACGCTGTCGTGTGCCAGTTTGGTGTCATGTTCTTCCCTGAAAAGTCGAAGGCGTTTTCGGAGGCGCGTCGGGTCCTCAGGCCGGGAGGCGTCTTTATTTTCAACGTGTGGGACCGGATCGAAGAAAACCAATTTGCTGAAACCGTGACGGTGGCACTGGAACCGCTGTTTCCCAAGGACCCACCGCGCTTCCTGGCTCGCACACCCCACGGCTATTACGACCGTTCGACCATCGAACGAGACCTTGCCAAAGGCGGTTTCACTGCGTCACCGCAAATGGATACCGTTGCCGCCCGCAGTCGGGCAGAATCTCCACGCATCCCGGCGGTCGCCTACTGCCAGGGGACGCCGCTGCGCAACGAGATTGAAGCGCGCGACGGCTCGCAGCTCGGCGAAGCAACGAAGCGGGCGGCGGAAGCGATCGCCCGGCGATTCGGGCGCGGCGTTGTGGACGGGAAGATTCAGGCGCACATTGTGACCATGGAAAACTAG